The following coding sequences are from one Acidimicrobiales bacterium window:
- the smc gene encoding chromosome segregation protein SMC, with protein MYLKSLTLKGFKSFADPTTLELEPGVTVVVGPNGSGKSNVVDAVAWVLGAQGPRVVRSAKMDDVIFAGTAKRPALGRAEVSLVIDNSAHELALDFNEVTITRTLFRSGESEYALNGVACRLLDVQELLSDSGVGRSQHVIIGQGQIDGILTARPEERRMVIEEAAGILKYRRRRERAVRRLESSEASLTRLQDLLREVRRQMRPLERQAASAHLHGELEVELTAIRRFLAGVELRTLETAVREGAASLRSLEERTTVLAASLEQVEAKLEAATDSLAREPDEDLAPQLSSLDRLHQRSTGLLTLIEERRRASAALLAALEAAGDVAPLEESRRRILTELEETEREAIALGPEWERLAVAETALIEAEVAHAERFVGLSRSAAPELAGRRAAADEARATLAERRQHELVARARAGELAERLALRRGRAASLADRQGELRTATATLRSAAEAARQALERSAAERREGEERLSVAADARRRAQSREEALELALSEARERADLGRLGALPGLLGTLRELVVVDDATAPALEAALLGALDAAVLAEPRALGEALALLAGRGGVLLPLPDGPTPPAGPAPVGTRWLRELVDAEGAGLRALLDAQLRGVAITDLPAAEAFEAARGADDVVVVTRAGDVVARGAIRLCSSSVGATASAHAEARALSRAAAETESSVEEEVARLRALEHEAAAEEGRCRLAADAAGAELGGLDRELDSLGSELAELERAAQTAAAEEAARAAELVPAEAAAAAITRELVLLEAEAAQAAVHYEEADAARHLLDERARALAALRRDLEVRAAGLEGRREQLLRRREELDAALAQRREAVAEARQRRALFDAEEATLLGLAGELRPLAESLARRVAAVAAERDRRHALGREHLERLGSLRRERDDLERQSHEARERRQRSEIAIAEARIRHETALDALRRDLEIEPAEALAAPRPELAPGIEPAARLRMLERELRELGPVNPLAAEELASLTERSVFLEGQLEDVRRARRELNQVIRAVDAEIVDVFAAAYEDVAAHFESLFSMLFPGGEGRLSLTAPDDLLESGVEIEARPAGRNVRRLSLLSGGERSLVAMAYLFAVFRSRPSPFYLMDEVEAALDEVNLTRFHGLVDEFRGEAQLIIVSHQKKTMEIADSLYGISMQPGGGSKVLSERVSRAGGPRRALEPSGGWA; from the coding sequence GTGTACCTCAAGTCGCTCACGCTGAAGGGCTTCAAGTCCTTCGCCGATCCGACCACCCTCGAGCTCGAGCCGGGCGTCACCGTCGTCGTCGGCCCGAACGGCTCCGGCAAGTCGAACGTCGTGGACGCCGTCGCCTGGGTGCTTGGCGCGCAGGGGCCGCGCGTCGTGCGCTCGGCGAAGATGGACGACGTCATCTTCGCCGGCACCGCGAAGCGCCCCGCCCTCGGCCGCGCCGAGGTCTCGCTCGTCATCGACAACTCCGCACACGAGCTGGCGCTCGACTTCAACGAGGTCACGATCACGCGCACGCTCTTTCGCAGCGGGGAGAGCGAGTACGCGCTGAACGGCGTGGCGTGCCGCCTCCTCGACGTCCAAGAGCTGCTCTCGGACTCGGGCGTCGGGCGCAGCCAGCACGTGATCATCGGCCAGGGCCAGATCGACGGCATCCTCACCGCCCGCCCCGAGGAGCGGCGGATGGTGATCGAGGAGGCGGCCGGCATCTTGAAGTACCGGCGCCGCCGTGAGCGCGCCGTGCGTCGCCTCGAGAGCAGCGAGGCGAGCCTCACCCGCCTCCAGGACCTGCTGCGTGAGGTCCGTCGGCAGATGCGGCCCCTCGAGCGCCAGGCGGCCTCGGCGCACCTGCACGGCGAGCTCGAGGTGGAGCTCACCGCGATCCGGCGCTTCCTCGCCGGGGTCGAGCTGCGCACCCTCGAGACGGCGGTGCGCGAGGGGGCGGCGAGCCTGCGCTCGCTCGAGGAGCGGACCACCGTGCTCGCGGCCTCGCTCGAGCAGGTCGAAGCGAAGCTCGAGGCGGCGACCGATTCGCTCGCCCGTGAGCCCGACGAAGACCTCGCCCCCCAGCTCAGCTCGCTCGACCGCCTCCACCAGCGCTCGACGGGGCTGCTCACCTTGATCGAGGAGCGACGGCGGGCGAGCGCCGCCCTGCTCGCCGCGCTGGAGGCGGCAGGCGACGTCGCCCCGCTCGAGGAGAGCCGCCGGCGGATCCTCACCGAGCTCGAGGAGACCGAGCGCGAGGCGATCGCGCTCGGCCCCGAATGGGAGCGCCTCGCGGTGGCCGAGACGGCGCTCATCGAAGCCGAGGTGGCCCACGCGGAGCGCTTCGTCGGCCTCTCGCGTTCCGCCGCGCCGGAGCTCGCCGGGCGCCGCGCCGCAGCAGACGAGGCGCGCGCCACGCTCGCGGAGCGCCGCCAGCACGAACTCGTCGCCCGGGCGCGGGCGGGAGAGCTCGCAGAGCGCCTCGCGCTGCGCCGTGGCCGCGCTGCGTCGCTCGCGGACCGACAGGGCGAGCTCCGCACGGCGACAGCGACCCTCCGCAGCGCCGCGGAGGCGGCGCGACAAGCCCTCGAGCGCAGCGCCGCCGAGCGGCGCGAGGGGGAGGAGCGCCTCTCGGTCGCCGCCGACGCGCGGCGCCGCGCGCAGTCCCGCGAGGAGGCGCTCGAGCTCGCCCTCTCCGAGGCGCGCGAGCGTGCCGACCTCGGCCGACTCGGCGCGCTCCCGGGGCTGCTCGGCACGCTCCGCGAGCTCGTCGTGGTCGATGACGCCACCGCCCCCGCCCTCGAGGCGGCGCTGCTCGGTGCCCTCGACGCCGCCGTCCTCGCCGAGCCGCGCGCCCTCGGCGAAGCGCTCGCGCTCCTCGCCGGGCGCGGCGGCGTGCTCCTGCCGCTTCCCGACGGCCCCACGCCGCCCGCGGGCCCCGCCCCGGTGGGGACGCGCTGGCTGCGCGAGCTCGTCGACGCCGAGGGTGCGGGGCTCCGCGCGCTCCTCGACGCCCAGCTGCGCGGCGTCGCGATCACCGATCTGCCCGCGGCGGAGGCCTTCGAGGCCGCTCGCGGCGCGGACGACGTCGTCGTCGTGACGCGTGCCGGTGACGTAGTGGCTCGCGGAGCGATCCGCCTCTGCTCCTCGTCGGTGGGCGCGACCGCCTCCGCCCACGCCGAGGCGCGGGCGCTCTCGCGGGCCGCCGCCGAGACCGAGTCCTCGGTCGAGGAGGAGGTCGCCCGCCTGCGTGCTCTCGAACACGAGGCCGCGGCGGAGGAGGGCCGCTGCCGTCTCGCCGCCGACGCCGCGGGCGCGGAGCTCGGGGGGCTGGACCGCGAGCTCGACTCCCTCGGGAGCGAGCTCGCCGAGCTGGAGCGCGCCGCGCAGACCGCAGCTGCGGAGGAGGCGGCGCGAGCTGCCGAGCTCGTGCCCGCCGAGGCGGCAGCCGCGGCGATCACCCGCGAGCTCGTGCTCCTCGAGGCCGAGGCGGCGCAGGCGGCCGTGCACTACGAAGAGGCCGACGCCGCCCGCCACCTCCTCGACGAGCGGGCGCGGGCGCTCGCCGCGCTCCGTCGCGACCTCGAGGTGCGCGCCGCCGGCCTCGAGGGGCGCCGAGAGCAGCTGTTGCGGCGGCGTGAGGAGCTGGACGCGGCGCTCGCGCAGCGGCGCGAGGCGGTCGCAGAGGCGAGGCAGCGCCGGGCGCTCTTCGACGCCGAGGAAGCGACCTTGCTCGGACTGGCGGGCGAGCTCCGGCCGCTCGCCGAGTCCCTCGCCCGGCGGGTCGCCGCCGTCGCCGCGGAGCGCGACCGCCGCCACGCCCTCGGGAGGGAGCACCTCGAACGCCTCGGCTCCCTGCGCCGCGAGCGCGACGACCTCGAGCGGCAGTCCCACGAGGCCCGCGAGCGGCGCCAGCGGTCCGAGATCGCGATCGCGGAGGCGAGGATCCGCCACGAGACGGCGCTCGACGCGCTGCGCCGCGATCTCGAGATCGAGCCCGCCGAGGCGCTCGCCGCGCCGCGCCCCGAGCTCGCCCCGGGGATCGAGCCGGCAGCACGCCTTCGCATGCTCGAGCGCGAGCTGCGCGAGCTCGGCCCCGTGAACCCCCTCGCCGCCGAGGAGCTCGCCTCGCTCACCGAGCGGAGCGTCTTCCTCGAGGGACAGCTCGAGGACGTGCGCCGCGCCCGGCGCGAGCTCAACCAGGTGATCAGGGCGGTCGACGCCGAGATCGTCGACGTCTTCGCCGCCGCCTACGAGGACGTCGCGGCGCACTTCGAGTCGCTCTTCTCGATGCTCTTCCCCGGCGGCGAGGGGCGCCTCAGCCTCACCGCTCCCGACGACCTGCTGGAGAGCGGCGTCGAGATCGAGGCCCGCCCCGCCGGGCGCAACGTGCGACGCCTCTCGCTGCTCTCGGGAGGTGAGCGCTCGCTCGTCGCGATGGCCTACCTCTTCGCCGTCTTCCGCTCGCGCCCGTCGCCCTTCTACCTGATGGACGAGGTCGAGGCGGCCCTCGACGAGGTGAACCTCACCCGCTTCCACGGCCTGGTGGACGAGTTCCGCGGCGAGGCGCAGCTGATCATCGTCAGCCACCAGAAAAAGACGATGGAGATCGCCGACTCCCTCTACGGGATCTCGATGCAGCCCGGCGGCGGCTCCAAGGTGCTGAGCGAGCGGGTCAGCCGTGCCGGGGGCCCCCGGCGCGCGCTCGAGCCGAGCGGAGGCTGGGCATGA
- a CDS encoding GSCFA domain-containing protein, which translates to MARHPYQELDDLHFWSRVVTPVAFHSLDPVRTAKFHVGPDDKVATMGSCFAQHLSRFLSRSGLNYFVTEGGDEALGEEERALRNYGTFSARYGNVYTVRQAVQLVERVYSRRWRRREEVWRRGDRYVDSLRPQVEPAGFPSEEELRADRAAHLLAVRRVFEESDVLVFTLGLTEGWRSRHSGLVFPVVPGASGGEYRAADYEFVNFGAAEVTADLHRFVRELRKVNPQLKVLLTVSPVPLIATYTDQHVLPATVYSKAVLRVAAAEVSAAYGHVDYFPSYEIVTSTSSGGRYFADDLRSITDEGVSHVMRVFKRHYLDGEGGATSSPAAQSLRREIAAVREIICDEEVLDAEPPNSASAAALGELAADAER; encoded by the coding sequence ATGGCTCGTCACCCCTACCAGGAGCTCGACGACCTGCACTTCTGGTCGCGGGTCGTGACGCCGGTGGCCTTCCACTCGCTCGATCCGGTGCGCACCGCCAAGTTCCACGTCGGCCCGGACGACAAGGTCGCGACGATGGGCTCGTGCTTCGCGCAGCACCTCTCACGCTTCCTGTCGCGTTCGGGGCTCAACTACTTCGTCACCGAGGGCGGCGACGAGGCGCTCGGCGAGGAGGAGCGTGCGCTCCGCAACTACGGGACCTTCTCCGCCCGCTACGGCAACGTCTACACGGTTCGCCAGGCGGTCCAGCTCGTCGAGCGGGTCTACTCGCGCCGCTGGCGCCGCAGGGAGGAGGTCTGGCGACGCGGGGACCGCTACGTCGACAGCCTCCGCCCCCAGGTCGAGCCGGCGGGCTTTCCCTCCGAGGAGGAGCTGCGCGCCGATCGCGCCGCGCACCTGCTCGCGGTGCGCCGGGTCTTCGAGGAGAGCGACGTCCTCGTCTTCACCCTCGGCCTCACCGAGGGCTGGCGCTCGCGTCACAGCGGCCTCGTCTTCCCCGTCGTGCCCGGCGCGAGCGGCGGCGAGTACCGCGCCGCGGACTACGAGTTCGTGAACTTCGGCGCGGCGGAGGTGACGGCCGACCTGCACCGCTTCGTGCGCGAGCTCCGCAAGGTGAACCCGCAGCTGAAGGTGCTCCTCACGGTGAGTCCGGTGCCGCTCATCGCGACCTACACCGACCAGCACGTGCTCCCCGCGACGGTGTACTCCAAGGCGGTGCTGCGCGTCGCCGCCGCGGAGGTGAGCGCCGCCTACGGCCACGTCGACTACTTCCCCTCCTATGAGATCGTCACCAGCACCTCCTCGGGCGGTCGCTACTTCGCCGACGACCTCCGCTCGATCACCGACGAGGGCGTCTCGCACGTGATGCGGGTCTTCAAGCGCCACTACCTGGACGGGGAGGGCGGGGCGACGTCCTCGCCGGCCGCTCAGTCGCTCCGCCGGGAGATCGCGGCGGTGCGGGAGATCATCTGCGACGAAGAGGTCCTCGATGCCGAGCCGCCGAACAGCGCCTCCGCCGCGGCGCTCGGCGAGCTGGCGGCGGACGCCGAGCGCTGA
- a CDS encoding WcbI family polysaccharide biosynthesis putative acetyltransferase: MAERSIFIVGNCQVRPLADALRMLFPGDLVIEIASWDFDEEYTAKATAYLRSLDVQIRMPLVDSPLSQEMIGEAPGQQLVEIPSFTFSAFHPDMVYALAADGDLFRGEADYHSAIGLWAWKQGASAEQASQLFRDDLLVALGYDEYWDVSVDAARETFEASDLDFAPFWANVHRSGVFMHTINHPNLLGVAAFAKSIAARIGASTDVWDYPLTRYLTDYCPSAVWPVFPLVGRRLGVPGAWHWRLQERQYLSVAEYLEAAYGAYAGVDPSSVTCHRLGDGRYDEVLAPALAEIRGRH, from the coding sequence ATGGCCGAGCGATCGATCTTCATTGTCGGCAACTGCCAGGTGCGGCCGCTCGCGGACGCGCTGCGGATGCTGTTCCCGGGCGACCTCGTGATCGAGATCGCGAGCTGGGACTTCGACGAGGAGTACACCGCGAAGGCGACGGCCTACCTGCGCTCCCTCGACGTCCAGATCCGCATGCCGCTCGTCGACAGCCCCCTCAGCCAGGAGATGATCGGGGAGGCCCCCGGCCAGCAGCTGGTCGAGATCCCGTCCTTCACCTTCTCGGCCTTCCACCCCGACATGGTCTACGCACTCGCCGCCGACGGCGACCTCTTCCGCGGGGAGGCCGACTACCACTCGGCGATCGGGCTCTGGGCCTGGAAGCAGGGGGCGAGCGCCGAGCAGGCGAGCCAGCTCTTCCGCGACGACCTGCTCGTCGCCCTCGGCTACGACGAGTACTGGGACGTCTCGGTCGACGCGGCGCGCGAGACCTTCGAGGCCTCGGACCTCGACTTCGCCCCCTTCTGGGCGAACGTGCACCGAAGCGGCGTCTTCATGCACACCATCAACCACCCGAACCTCCTCGGGGTGGCGGCGTTCGCGAAGTCCATCGCGGCGCGCATCGGCGCCTCGACCGACGTCTGGGACTACCCCCTCACCCGCTACCTCACCGATTACTGCCCGAGCGCGGTGTGGCCCGTCTTCCCGCTCGTCGGCAGGCGCCTCGGGGTCCCGGGGGCGTGGCACTGGCGCCTCCAGGAGCGGCAGTACCTCTCGGTCGCGGAGTACCTCGAGGCGGCGTACGGGGCGTACGCGGGCGTCGACCCCTCCTCGGTGACCTGTCACCGCCTCGGCGACGGCCGCTACGACGAGGTGCTCGCCCCGGCGCTCGCCGAGATCCGAGGGAGGCACTGA
- the mutM gene encoding bifunctional DNA-formamidopyrimidine glycosylase/DNA-(apurinic or apyrimidinic site) lyase — MPELPEVETVRRGIEGTLLGRRVVAVSVTGRRSVRRQSAPEFCASLEGRVLVGARRRGKYLLVDLDDAAVLVVHLRMSGQLLHARPESPTVAHTHVVLALDDGSEVRFSDPRTFGELFVARELDGRDAPLALASIGRDPLVDGVDEAELRHRLAHRRVALKAFLLDQRELAGIGNIYADEICFVARLSPLRRSDTLTRLAVHRLVAAIDEVLTEAVTLGGSTLRDARYRDLFGGTGTFQIRHAVYDRLDEPCLRCSGTIRRVRVAGRSSYSCPRCQR; from the coding sequence GTGCCTGAGCTCCCCGAGGTCGAGACGGTCCGCCGCGGGATCGAGGGCACGCTCCTCGGGAGGAGGGTCGTCGCCGTCTCGGTGACCGGGCGCCGCTCGGTCCGGCGCCAGTCGGCACCGGAGTTCTGCGCCTCGCTCGAGGGGCGGGTCCTCGTCGGCGCGCGCCGGCGGGGGAAGTACCTCCTCGTCGACCTCGACGACGCGGCGGTGCTCGTCGTCCACCTGCGGATGAGCGGCCAGCTGCTGCACGCCCGCCCGGAGTCGCCGACGGTCGCGCACACCCACGTCGTCCTCGCCCTCGATGACGGCAGCGAGGTGCGCTTCAGCGACCCGCGGACCTTCGGCGAGCTCTTCGTCGCCCGCGAGCTCGACGGGCGGGACGCCCCCCTCGCCCTCGCCTCGATCGGGCGCGACCCCCTCGTGGACGGGGTCGACGAGGCCGAGCTGCGCCATCGCCTCGCCCACCGGCGGGTCGCCCTCAAGGCCTTCCTCCTCGACCAGCGCGAGCTCGCGGGGATCGGGAACATCTACGCCGACGAGATCTGCTTCGTCGCCCGCCTCTCGCCGCTCAGACGGAGCGACACCCTCACCCGCCTTGCGGTGCACCGCCTCGTCGCGGCGATCGACGAGGTCCTCACCGAGGCGGTCACCCTCGGTGGCTCGACGCTGCGCGACGCCCGCTACCGGGACCTCTTCGGTGGCACCGGCACCTTCCAGATCCGCCACGCGGTCTACGACCGCCTCGACGAGCCCTGCCTGCGCTGCTCGGGGACGATCCGCCGCGTGCGGGTCGCCGGGCGCTCCTCCTACTCCTGCCCGCGCTGCCAGCGCTGA
- the rnc gene encoding ribonuclease III: protein MQETAEAALAARLSPYLRDPGLLHLALAHRSWCAEHPGEESNERLEFLGDAVLGVVVTEHLYRALSARAEGDMARIRSGVVSTEALAPVAAALGVGEALLLGRGEESSGGRAKASLLADALEALIGAAYLASGAAAAEAMVGDLLGDLVLAETARRELGDAKNRLQELAARLSLPTPAYETTGRGPDHARSFRSVVTVGEHLGEGEGRSKKLAERLAAEALLVRLAAPGRGAAGPPRA from the coding sequence GTGCAGGAGACGGCCGAGGCCGCGCTCGCCGCCCGCCTCTCGCCCTACCTCCGCGATCCCGGCCTCCTCCACCTCGCCCTCGCGCACCGCTCCTGGTGCGCCGAGCACCCCGGCGAGGAGTCCAACGAGCGCCTCGAGTTCCTCGGCGACGCCGTGCTCGGGGTGGTCGTCACCGAGCACCTCTACCGCGCCCTCTCGGCGCGCGCCGAGGGGGACATGGCGCGCATCCGCTCGGGGGTGGTGTCGACCGAGGCGCTGGCGCCCGTCGCCGCGGCCCTCGGGGTCGGCGAGGCGCTCCTCCTCGGGCGCGGGGAGGAGTCCTCGGGCGGAAGGGCCAAGGCCTCGCTCCTCGCCGACGCGCTCGAGGCGCTGATCGGCGCGGCCTACCTGGCCTCCGGCGCCGCCGCCGCCGAGGCGATGGTGGGGGACCTCCTCGGTGACCTCGTTCTGGCCGAGACCGCGCGGCGCGAGCTCGGCGACGCGAAGAACCGCCTCCAGGAGCTCGCCGCGCGGCTCTCGCTCCCCACGCCGGCCTACGAGACGACGGGGCGGGGTCCGGACCACGCGCGCTCGTTCCGCTCGGTCGTGACCGTCGGGGAGCACCTCGGCGAAGGAGAGGGGCGGAGCAAGAAGCTCGCCGAGCGCCTCGCCGCCGAGGCGCTCCTCGTCCGCCTCGCCGCACCGGGGAGGGGCGCCGCGGGGCCTCCCCGTGCCTGA
- a CDS encoding acyl carrier protein: MAESAAGQISRDEVLDLVRTQLAEILEIEPAGIAETASFAEDLNADSLALIELVEALEQELREKVEGFRIDDEDLEDLRTVRDAVDYVTAKLEVA, translated from the coding sequence CGGGACGAGGTGCTCGACCTCGTGCGCACCCAGCTCGCCGAGATCCTCGAGATCGAGCCGGCGGGGATCGCCGAGACGGCCTCGTTCGCCGAGGACCTGAACGCCGACTCGCTCGCGCTCATCGAGCTCGTCGAGGCGCTCGAACAGGAGTTGCGCGAAAAGGTCGAGGGCTTCCGGATCGACGACGAGGACCTCGAGGACCTGCGGACCGTGCGCGACGCCGTCGACTACGTGACGGCGAAGCTCGAGGTCGCCTGA